The nucleotide sequence CTGTCATCCCCCCGGACGACCAGCGTCACCGCGGCGCCCTTCGGCAGCCGCAACTCGCTGATCTCCACGCCGTGTATGCGCGACCCGAGAGGCACGTGCACCGACAGCAGGTGGCCGTGCAGCTTCTCCAGCGGCGCCGACTCGACGCCGAGGTCTTCCGACTGCGGTTTGCCGCCGAAGCCGACGTGCCGGGCGATCCAGGGCAGCGTCGGCCCCTGCACCACGGTGAACACCACGACCAACACGAAGGTGATGTTGAACAGCCGCTTGGCGTCGGTCACGCCCTCCACGATCGGAATGGTCGCCAGGACGATCGGCACCGCACCGCGCAGCCCGGCCCACGACAGGATGATCTGCTCGCGCCAGGGCACCCGGAACGGCAGCGTGGAGACGACCACCGACATGGGCCGCGCGAGCAGCAGCAGCACCGTGCCGATGATCAGCGCGGGCACCACGGCGCCGCCCAGTTCGTGCGGTGTGACCAGGAGGCCGAGCAGTACGAAGAGCCCGATCTGCGCGATCCAGCCCACGCCTTCCGCGAAGCCGCGCGTCGCCGCCTTGTGCTCCAGCACGGAGTTGCCGAGCACCAGCGCCGCGAGGTAGCACGCGAGGAATCCGCTGCCGTGGGCCAGCGCGCCGCACGCGTACGCGAGGACGCACAGGGCGATGACCGTGATCGGATACAGGCCCGACGCGGGCAGCGCCACATGCCGCAGCCCCCACGCGCCGAACTTCCCGATCGCGAGCCCGATGGCCGCGCCGATCCCGAGTTCGAGGACGATCTCGCCGACCACCTGGTACCAGGGGTGCGATCCGGCGTGCGCGAATGTCACGACGAGGATGACGACGGGTGCGTCGTTGAAGCCCGATTCGGCCTCCAGCATCCCGGTGAGCCGCTTGGGCAGCGGCAGCGTGCGCAGCACCGAGAAGACCGCCGCGGCGTCCGTCGACGACACGATCGCGCCCATCAGGATCGCGGTGGTCCAGTTGATGTCCAGGACGATCTTCGTGGCGCACGCGATGATCCCGACGCTCACCCCGACGCCGACGGTCGACAGCATCGCGGCGGCCGGCACCGCGGGTCTGATCTGCTGCCAATTGGTGCTGATGCCGCCCTCGGTGAGGATCAGCACCAGCGCCGCGTAGCTGAGTGTCTGGGTCAACTCCGCGTTGCTGAAGTCGATGCCGAAGCCCTCGTCGCCGATCAGCATCCCGAGGCCGAGGTAGATCAGCAGGCTGGGCATGCCCGTTCGGGTCGCGAGCCGCACCGCGACCACCGCGACGATGAGCACAAGCGCGCCGAGGGCGAGAACGGTGTTCAACTCGTCCACGGTCACGAACGGCACCTCCGGTGGTCGTCGGTCCGGCCACCTCGACGATCGGACGCGTCGTCAACAATTGGGTACGGCGACATGCCACCGGCCAGGCCGCACAGGCTTTCTGACGGGCCATTACTTTCGCCTGGCGAATATTTTACCAAAGTGAAGGATCCGTCCCGAAGTCGCCGACCCCCGGGCCGCCAAGTCCCCCGAAAACGCAGGTCGATCGTGCCACCGCCCGGTGGCCGCGTCCCGGCGTACGAGGGCGTCGGTCGCCGTGACCCACTCGGCTCTAAGGTGTCCTTGCCGCACCGATCGTGAAGGATCTTGATGCCCGCCTCGAACACGCCCGGCCCGGACCAGCCCGAGTCGTCCGTACCGGATCTCGCGGACGTTTCAGGCACCCACCCGGCGGACACCGCACCGCACGCGACCGGCGCCCCGAGCGCCACAGTGCCGCGCGCCGCGACCTCCGAGGTGCCGCCCGCCGAGACTCCGCCGGCGACCGAGCCCCAGCTTCCCCCCGGCGTGCAACACGTCGCCGAGCGCCCCGCCAAGTCGACCGCCAAGCGCCCCAAGCGCCGCATGCGCCGATTCCGCAACGCCGTCATCGCGTTCGTGGTCGTGCTCGCGGTCGTCGTCGGCGCGCTCGGCTGGTACGCGTACGACCTCAGCCGAAGGTCCTTCCCCGACCTCGACGGCCGCGTCAAGATCGCCGGCCTGGCCGGCGACGTCGAAGTGCTCCGCGACAAGAACGGCATTCCGCAGATCTACGCGGACACCCCCGAGGACCTCTTCCGCGCGCAGGGCTACGTCCAGGCCCAGGACCGCTTCTGGGAGATGGACGTACGCCGGCACATGACCGCCGGGCGCCTCTCGGAGATGTTCGGCTCGTCGCAGGTCGACAACGACATCTTCCTGCGCACCCTCGGCTGGCACCGCGTCGCCGAGCAGGAGGTCGAGAAGCTCAGCCCCGAGGCCCGCGCCTACGTCGAGGCCTACGCGGCCGGCGTCAACGCGTACATGAAGGGCCGCGACGGCGACGAAATGTCGTTCGAGTACACGCTCCTCGGCTTCGTCCGCGACGACTACAAGCCCGAGCCGTGGACCGCCGTCGACTCCGTCGCGTGGCTCAAGGCGATGGCGTGGGACCTGCGCGCGAACCTGCAGGACGAGATCGACCGCGCGCTGCTGTCGGAGAAGCTGACCGTCAATCAGATCGACGAGCTGTACCCGCCGTACCCGTACGAGCGGAACCAGCCGATCGTGACCAACGGAGCCATCGTCAAGGAGGGCAACCCGACGGTCGAGGCGTTCCGCCAGGACGCCGCGCCGACCGTGCCGTCCAAGAGCGCGTCCAAGGCCCTCACCGAACTGTCCGAGACGCTGGAGCAGTTGCCGCCGATCTTCACCGACCGGTCCTCGGGCGTCGGCTCCAACTCCTGGGTGGTGTCCGGCAGTCGCACGACCACCGGCAAACCGCTGCTGGCCAACGACCCGCACCTGTCGGCCTCGCTGCCCTCGGTCTGGTACCAAATGGGCCTGCACTGCCGCGTCGTCGGCCCGCAGTGCGCCTACGACGTCTCCGGCTACACGTTCGCCGGCATGCCCGGTGTGATAATCGGCCACAACCAGAAGATCGCGTGGGGTCTGACGAACCTGGGCGCCGACGTCACCGACCTGTACCTGGAGAAGGTCAACGACACCGGCTACCTCTACAACGGCGCCTACCAGCCGTTCGAGGACGTGCGCACCGAGGTCATCAAGGTGTCCGGCGGCGAGGACCGCACGATCACCGTGCGCTCCACCCGGCACGGCCCGATCCTGTCCGAGGCCTCCGACGAACTCGAGGACGTCGGCAAGGACGCCCCCATCCCCGACCCCGGCCCGCAGCGCGAGGACGGCTTCGCCGTCGCGCTCCGGTGGACCGCGCTCGACCCGGGCACCACGATGGAATCGGTCTTCCAACTCGACCGCGCCACCGACTGGAACACGTTCCGGGACGCGCTGCGCGGCTTCGAGGTGCCGTCGCAGAACGTCGTCTACGCCGACGTCGAGGGCAACATCGGCTACCAGGCCCCCGGCCGCATCCCGATCCGCCTCGCCGGCGACGGCCGGTGGCCCGCGTACGGCTGGGACCCGAAGTACGAGTGGGACAGCATGATCCCGTTCGACTCGCTGCCCACCAGCTACAACCCGCCGGAGGGCTACATCGTGACCGCCAACAACGCGGTCACCACGCCCACCTACCCCTACAGCCTGACCACCGACTGGGGCTACGGGGCGCGCAGCCAGCGCATCATCGACATGATCAACTCGCGGCCCAAGATCGACCCGCAGGCCATGTCCGAGATGCAGATGGACGACCGCAACCCGATCGCCGACACGCTGGTGCCGTACCTCCTGGCCGTCGAGGTCGACGACCCGTGGGTCCGCGAGGCGCAGAACCTCCTCAAGGACTGGGACGGCCGCCAGTCGTCCGACTCCAAGGCCGCCGCCTACTTCAACGGCGTGTGGCGGCAACTGCTCCTGCTCGCCTTCGGCGACAAGATGCCGTTCTCGGTGCGCGCGACCGGCGACTGCCAGCTGGACCCCACCAACGGCAAGACCAACTGCGGTGAACGCGACGACAACACGGCGCTGCCGGACGGCGGCGACCGGTGGTTCGAGGTCGTCCGCAACCTGCTGCCCGACGCTGAAAGCCCCTGGTGGAACATCTCCGACGACCCGGGGCGCATCACCACACGCGACGCGCTCCTGCTGTCGGCGATGACGTCGGCCCGCAAGGAGCTGACCGCCAAGATGGGCAAGGACATCGACAGTTGGAGCTGGGGGCGCCTGCACACCCTGGAGCTCAAGAACCAGACCCTCGGCACCGACGGCCCCGGCATCGTCAAGTGGATGCTCAACCGCGGCAAGTACGAACTCGGCGGCGGCGAAGGCCTCGTCAACGCGTCCGGCTGGAACGCGGCCCGCGGCTACGCGGTGACGACCGTGCCGTCCATGCGCATGATCGTCGACCTCGCCGACCTGGACGCGTCGCGGTGGATCAACCTCACGGGCGCGTCCGGCCACGTGTGGCACGACAACTACACCGACCAGACCGACCTGTGGAAGAAGGGCAAGACCCTGCCCTGGGCGTTCTCGCGGCCCGCGGTCGACGAGGCGGCCAAGCACACGCTCACGCTGGAGCCCGACCCGGACGAGTCCGCGGCACCCGGCGCGCCGCCCGGCGCGGACCCGGCCGCCCCCGGGGCGTCCCCGTCGCCGCCCGCGCCCTCCGAGTCGCCGACCGGGACCGGGCGCCCGACGTCCACGTCGGGGTCCACCGCGACGTCGACCGCCACCTCGTCGTCATCGTCGTCGCGGTCCGCGACCTCCACGGCGACATCCACATCCACGTCGACGTCGAGCGGTTCCGACTGACGCGCACTCCCGCCCGCCGCCGACACGCCCGCGCGCGACCGAGGACTCGTCCCCGGCCGCGCGCGGGCGTCTCGGCGCGTGGGTCAGAACCGCACCGTGCCCCCCGGCGTGACCGCGGCCCGTACGGGCCGGTCGTGCGGTTCGGCCGGCACCCGGTCCAGAAGCTCGTCGTCGTACAGCAGCACGGCGGTGAACGCGCCCGCCGCCCGCGCGAGCGCCCGGTCGTACGAACCGCCGCCGCGCCCCAGCCGCATGCCGTGCCGGTCCACCGCGAGCCCGGGCACCACCACGAGATCGGCCGCCGCCACCGCGTCCGGCCCGAGCCGCCCGCCGTCCGGCTCCCGCAGCCCGCGCCCCGCGGCGACGACGGAGCCCGGTCCGCCGTACGCCGCCCAGTCCAGGTCGTTGTCCCGCAGCAGCACCGGCAGCAGGACGCGCCGCCCGCCCTCGGCCAGCACGTCGCCCAGATCGGGCGGCCCGGGCTCGGAGCCCACCGGGAGGTACGCGGCCACCGTCCGCGCCGCCGCCAGCTCCGGAAGCGCCCGCAGCGCCGCGGCGAGCGCATGCCCGGCGTTCGCCCGTTCGGACGAAGATCTCCGCACGCGCGCGGCCACCAACCGGGCCCGCAGCGCCGCCTTGTCGGCCGCCGGTCCCTCCAACGCGGCCGGCGCGTTCGTCGTCACCGCCGCTCCCGTCGCCGCCCGCGTGGCGGCGATCCGCGGCACCTTCGACCTCGGTTCCTCACCCGTCATCGATCGCCTCCGATTCCTCTCATGGACTCCGAATCCCGCTCACAGGCGGCTTTCAGGCAAACAGCCCGCTTTCTCACATGACGTTCAGATGACCCGATTAAAGTTTTCGACCATGAACCCGGCGACCACGCCCCCGACCAGGGGCATCAGCAAAGCCGTCGTCCCCGCGGCCGGACTCGGCACCCGTTTCCTGCCCGCGACCAAGGCGACTCCCAAGGAGATGCTGCCGGTCGTCGACAAGCCGGCCATCCAGTACGTCGTCGAGGAGGCCGTCGCGGCCGGCCTGCACGACATCCTCATGGTCACCGGCCGCAACAAACGCCCCCTCGAAGACCACTTCGACCGCGCCTACGAACTCGAAGAGGCACTGTCCGCGAAGGGCGACACCGACCGCCTGCGCCGCGTCCGCGAGTCCAGCGAACTGGCCGCCATCCACTATGTCCGGCAGGGCGACCCGCGCGGCCTCGGCCACGCCGTCCTGTGCGCGCAGCCGCACGTCGGCCGCGAGCCGTTCGCCGTCCTGCTCGGCGACGACCTCATCGACCCGCGCGACCCCCTCCTCTCGCGCATGCTGGAGGTCCGCGAGGCTCTCGGCGGCAGCGTCGTGGCACTCATCGAGGTCGATCCGTCGCAGATCCACCTCTACGGCTGCGCCGCGGTCAAGCCCACCGCGCAGGGCGACGTCGTGCGCGTCACCGACCTCGTCGAGAAGCCCGAGCCGGGCACCGCCCCCAGCGCGTACGCGGTCATCGGTCGCTACCTGCTCGACCCCGAGGTGTTCCCCGTCCTGGAGGCCACCGGCCCGGGGCGCGGCGGCGAGATCCAACTGACCGACGCGCTGCGCGAACTCGCGCTGCGTGAGGCCGGCGCGGGCGGCCCGGTGCACGGCGTACTCTTCACCGGGCGCCGCTACGACACGGGAGATCGCGGGGACTACCTCCGGGCTATCGTCAGACTCGCATGCGAGCGCGAGGACCTGGGGCCGGAGTTCCGGTCCTGGCTGAGGACGTACGTCGACGAGGAGCTGCGGGAATGAAGAGCGTCGAGGAGCACCTGACCGGAATCCTCGAAACGGTAGCGCCGCTCGCGCCGCTCGAACTCCAACTGCTCGACGCGCACGGCAGCCTGCTCGTCGACGACGCGGCGGCGACCGTCGACCTGCCGGCGTTCGACAACTCCTCGATGGACGGCTACGCCGTGCGCCTGGCCGACGTCGCCGACGCCGACGAGCGCTACCCGGCCGTGCTGGAGGTCATCGCCGACATCCCGGCCGGCACCTCCTCCGACGCCACACTCGAAGCCGGCACGTGCGCCCGCATCATGACCGGCGCCCCCATCCCCGCGGGCACCGAGGCGATCGTGCCCGTCGAGTGGACCGACGCGGGCATGCCGACCGTCCGCATCACCCGCGCGCCCAAGGAGGGCCAGTACATCCGGCGGCACGGCGACGACGTGACGACGGGGCAGACCGTGCTGGAGGCCGGCACCGAGCTGGCGTCCGCGCAGATCGGCCTGCTCGCCGCGATCGGCCGCGACCGGGTGCGCGTACGCCCCAGGCCGCGCGTCGTGATCCTCTCCACCGGCAGCGAACTGGTCCCGCCCGGAAGGCCGTTGGCGGCCGGGCAGATCCGCGACTCGAACAGCTACATGCTCACCGCGGCGGCCCGGGAGGCCGGGGCCATCGCGTACCGCGTCGGCAACGTCCCGGACGACCCCAAGGTGCTGATCGACACCATCGAGGACCAGCTCATCCGCGCCGACGCCGTGGTCACCACCGGCGGGGTCAGCGCCGGAGCGTACGACGTCGTCAAGGAGGTCCTCTCCGAGCTGGGCACCGTCGCCTTCGAGAAGGTCGCGATGCAGCCGGGCATGCCGCAGGGCTTCGGCACGATCGGCCCCGACGCGACCCCAATCTTCACCCTTCCGGGCAACCCGGTCAGCGCCTTCGTGTCCTTCGAGGTGTTCGTGCGCCCCGCCCTCCAGAAGATGCGGGGCACCGCGGCGTTCGACCGCGAGACCGTGCGGGCCCGCTGCACGAAGGCGTTCGGATCCCCCGAGGGCAAACGCCAGTTCGTCCGCGCCCGGCTCACCCCCGGCACCGAGCCGGGCCGGCCCGCGACCGTCGAGCCGGTCGGCGGCCACGGCTCGCACCTGATCGGCAGCCTGGCCCTGGCGAACGCGCTGATCGTGGTGCCGGAGGGCACCGCCGAGGTGCGCAAGGGCTCGACCGTCGACGTCATGGTCCTCTGACGCCCTCCCGCTCGACCCGCGCCCGACACCGCACCCAAGTAACGTTGCCCCGTCGGCAACTCCGACACGAGAGGGAG is from Yinghuangia sp. ASG 101 and encodes:
- a CDS encoding potassium/proton antiporter; the protein is MTVDELNTVLALGALVLIVAVVAVRLATRTGMPSLLIYLGLGMLIGDEGFGIDFSNAELTQTLSYAALVLILTEGGISTNWQQIRPAVPAAAMLSTVGVGVSVGIIACATKIVLDINWTTAILMGAIVSSTDAAAVFSVLRTLPLPKRLTGMLEAESGFNDAPVVILVVTFAHAGSHPWYQVVGEIVLELGIGAAIGLAIGKFGAWGLRHVALPASGLYPITVIALCVLAYACGALAHGSGFLACYLAALVLGNSVLEHKAATRGFAEGVGWIAQIGLFVLLGLLVTPHELGGAVVPALIIGTVLLLLARPMSVVVSTLPFRVPWREQIILSWAGLRGAVPIVLATIPIVEGVTDAKRLFNITFVLVVVFTVVQGPTLPWIARHVGFGGKPQSEDLGVESAPLEKLHGHLLSVHVPLGSRIHGVEISELRLPKGAAVTLVVRGDDSFVPGPSTTLQRDDELLVVTTENVRDAAERRLRAVSRGGKLAGWLGERGE
- a CDS encoding penicillin acylase family protein; amino-acid sequence: MRRFRNAVIAFVVVLAVVVGALGWYAYDLSRRSFPDLDGRVKIAGLAGDVEVLRDKNGIPQIYADTPEDLFRAQGYVQAQDRFWEMDVRRHMTAGRLSEMFGSSQVDNDIFLRTLGWHRVAEQEVEKLSPEARAYVEAYAAGVNAYMKGRDGDEMSFEYTLLGFVRDDYKPEPWTAVDSVAWLKAMAWDLRANLQDEIDRALLSEKLTVNQIDELYPPYPYERNQPIVTNGAIVKEGNPTVEAFRQDAAPTVPSKSASKALTELSETLEQLPPIFTDRSSGVGSNSWVVSGSRTTTGKPLLANDPHLSASLPSVWYQMGLHCRVVGPQCAYDVSGYTFAGMPGVIIGHNQKIAWGLTNLGADVTDLYLEKVNDTGYLYNGAYQPFEDVRTEVIKVSGGEDRTITVRSTRHGPILSEASDELEDVGKDAPIPDPGPQREDGFAVALRWTALDPGTTMESVFQLDRATDWNTFRDALRGFEVPSQNVVYADVEGNIGYQAPGRIPIRLAGDGRWPAYGWDPKYEWDSMIPFDSLPTSYNPPEGYIVTANNAVTTPTYPYSLTTDWGYGARSQRIIDMINSRPKIDPQAMSEMQMDDRNPIADTLVPYLLAVEVDDPWVREAQNLLKDWDGRQSSDSKAAAYFNGVWRQLLLLAFGDKMPFSVRATGDCQLDPTNGKTNCGERDDNTALPDGGDRWFEVVRNLLPDAESPWWNISDDPGRITTRDALLLSAMTSARKELTAKMGKDIDSWSWGRLHTLELKNQTLGTDGPGIVKWMLNRGKYELGGGEGLVNASGWNAARGYAVTTVPSMRMIVDLADLDASRWINLTGASGHVWHDNYTDQTDLWKKGKTLPWAFSRPAVDEAAKHTLTLEPDPDESAAPGAPPGADPAAPGASPSPPAPSESPTGTGRPTSTSGSTATSTATSSSSSSRSATSTATSTSTSTSSGSD
- a CDS encoding 5-formyltetrahydrofolate cyclo-ligase — encoded protein: MTGEEPRSKVPRIAATRAATGAAVTTNAPAALEGPAADKAALRARLVAARVRRSSSERANAGHALAAALRALPELAAARTVAAYLPVGSEPGPPDLGDVLAEGGRRVLLPVLLRDNDLDWAAYGGPGSVVAAGRGLREPDGGRLGPDAVAAADLVVVPGLAVDRHGMRLGRGGGSYDRALARAAGAFTAVLLYDDELLDRVPAEPHDRPVRAAVTPGGTVRF
- a CDS encoding UTP--glucose-1-phosphate uridylyltransferase, with product MNPATTPPTRGISKAVVPAAGLGTRFLPATKATPKEMLPVVDKPAIQYVVEEAVAAGLHDILMVTGRNKRPLEDHFDRAYELEEALSAKGDTDRLRRVRESSELAAIHYVRQGDPRGLGHAVLCAQPHVGREPFAVLLGDDLIDPRDPLLSRMLEVREALGGSVVALIEVDPSQIHLYGCAAVKPTAQGDVVRVTDLVEKPEPGTAPSAYAVIGRYLLDPEVFPVLEATGPGRGGEIQLTDALRELALREAGAGGPVHGVLFTGRRYDTGDRGDYLRAIVRLACEREDLGPEFRSWLRTYVDEELRE
- the glp gene encoding molybdotransferase-like divisome protein Glp, encoding MKSVEEHLTGILETVAPLAPLELQLLDAHGSLLVDDAAATVDLPAFDNSSMDGYAVRLADVADADERYPAVLEVIADIPAGTSSDATLEAGTCARIMTGAPIPAGTEAIVPVEWTDAGMPTVRITRAPKEGQYIRRHGDDVTTGQTVLEAGTELASAQIGLLAAIGRDRVRVRPRPRVVILSTGSELVPPGRPLAAGQIRDSNSYMLTAAAREAGAIAYRVGNVPDDPKVLIDTIEDQLIRADAVVTTGGVSAGAYDVVKEVLSELGTVAFEKVAMQPGMPQGFGTIGPDATPIFTLPGNPVSAFVSFEVFVRPALQKMRGTAAFDRETVRARCTKAFGSPEGKRQFVRARLTPGTEPGRPATVEPVGGHGSHLIGSLALANALIVVPEGTAEVRKGSTVDVMVL